GCGTGCTGGCCCAGTGGGGCGTGGCGGCCGTGCCGGCGCAGGCCTGCACGGCGACCGTCGCGCTGCTGCTGCTCACGCTCGTCTATCGTCGCTCGCTCGGCACGCTGCGCTGGTCGTGGCTGCTCGTCGGGGTGGCGTTCGCGGGCGGCACCACCAATGTGGCGTTCGTCTGGGGCACCACGCATGGTCACGTCATGCGGGTGCTGCTGCTTTTCTATCTGACGCCGGTCTGGACGGCGCTCTTCGCGCACTGGCTGCTCGGTGAGCGCGTGGGGCTGCGCGGGGTCGGGCTCATCGCCCTGGCGCTCGGTGGCGCCGGGCTGATGCTCTGGTCGCCCGAATTGGGCTGGCCGGTGCCGAACAACCCCGGCGAATGGGCCGGCGCCATCGCCGGCGCGGCCTTTGCGCTCAACAACGTGCTGCTGCGCAAGGTGAGCCAGTCGCTGCCCGACGTGAAGCCGGAGATGCGCAGCTGGACACTTTACCTGGGCTGCCTCGTGGGCGGCCTGCTGGTGCTCCCGCTCGATGGCGGGGCCGAGGCCGGGCGCACCGCGCTGGTGGCCCTGACGTCGAGCGGTCCGACGGCGGCGGTTGCACTCGCGCTCGGTTGCACCATCGCGCTCACCAACGTGATCGTGCAGTTCGGGCTGGCGCGGGTGCCGGCCAACCAGGCGGCGCTCATCATGCTGTTCGAAATCGTGGTGGCGGCGATCTCCTCGTGGTGGCTGGCGAGCGAGGGCCTGGGCGTACGCGAAATCGCGGGCGGACTGTGCATCGTCGCCGCCGGCGTGCTGTCCGGAATTTTGCCCGATCCGCGTCGTTGTAAAAGCGCGACGGCGGGGGATGCGATGGTATGATGCGTACCGATGTGACGCCGGGTTTCATGCGATAGCAGGGCGGTGCCGGTAAGGCATTGTTTTTGCATGGACTCGTGGCATTCGGCGTCAAGCGGCCGCCGCGCGCGCCAGCGTGCGCGAGGCCCGACAGGACCAGCTGAGCGCGTCTGCGTCTTTCCCATCATTCAATGACCGAAAAAGCGAACCTGCCGTGCGTCTGACTTCCATCAAACTCGCTGGCTTCAAGTCGTTCGTCGATCCGACGAACTTTGCGGTGCCCGGCCAACTGGTCGGGATCGTCGGCCCGAACGGGTGCGGCAAATCCAACATCATCGATGCCGTGCGCTGGGTGCTCGGCGAGTCGCGCGCCTCGGAGCTGCGCGGCGAATCGATGCAGGACGTGATCTTCAATGGATCAACCGCCCGCAAGCAGGCGAGCCGCGCAAGCGTCGAACTCGTGTTCGACAACAGCGCCGGGCGCGCCGCCGGGCAGTGGAGCCAGTACGCCGAAATCGCCGTCAAGCGCGTGCTCACGCGCGACGGCACCTCCAGCTACTACATCAACAATCTTCCGGCGCGTCGCCGCGACATTCAGGACATCTTCCTCGGCACCGGCCTGGGGCCGCGCGCCTACGCCATCATCGGCCAGGGGATGATCTCGCGCATCATCGAGGCCAAGCCCGAAGAGCTGCGCGTGTTCCTCGAGGAAGCCGCCGGCGTGTCGAAGTACAAGGAACGCCGCCGCGAGACCGAGAACCGCCTGCAGGACACGCGCGAGAACCTCACGCGCGTCGAAGACATCCTGCGCGAGCTCGGCACCAATCTCGAAAAGCTCGAATCGCAGGCGGTCGTGGCCAATCGATTCAAGGATCTGCAGCGCGACGGCGAGGAAAAGCAGCAACTGCTGTGGCTGTTGCGCAAGAACGAAGCCCAGAACGAGCAGGAGCGCCAGCAACGCGCGATCGAGTCGGCGCAGGTCGACCTCGAAGCGCAGATGGCGCGTCTGCGTGGCTCGGAGTCGGATCTCGAAACGCTGCGTGCCGCGCACTACACCGCGACGGACGCCGTGCAGGCCGCGCAAGGCGCCATGTACGAGGCGAACTCGGAAGTCAGCCGTCTCGAGGCTGAAATCCGCTATGTCGTCGAGTCGCGCAACCGTGTGCAGGCCCAGCTGGCGGCGCTGACCTCGCAACGCGAGCAGTGGCAGGCCCGTTCCGCTCAATCGGAAGAAGCGCTCGCGCTCGCCGAGGAAGAACTCGTCATCGCCGAGGAGCGCGCCGCCACCGCGCAGGATCAGGCTGCCGAGCAGAACGAAGCGCTTCCCGCGCTCGAAGCCCGCTGGCGCGATGCGCAGAACCTGCTCAACGAGCAGCGCAGCGAGATCGCGCAGGTCGAGCAGAGTCTGAAGCTCGAAGCGGCGCATCAGCGCAATGCCGACCAGGCATTGCAGCAGTTGCAACAGCGTCAGGAGCGCCTGCAGGGCGAAGCGCGCGGGCTGGACAAGCCCGACGAGGCCGAGCTCGAGATGCAGCGCGCCGAGCTCGCCGAGCATCAGGCGATGCTCGAAGACGCGCAGGCTGAACTCGCCGAAGCGCAGGAGCGTCTGCCGCGTCTGGAAAGCGAACGCACCGAGGCGCAGGCGCGCGTGCAGGCCGAAGCGGCGACCATTGCGCAGCTCGAAGCCCGACTGACGGCGCTCAAGCAGTTGCAGGAAAGCGTGCAGACCGAGGGCAAGGTGCAGCCGTGGCTCGACAAGCATGAACTCGCGCAGCTGCCGCGCCTGTGGAAGAAGCTGCATATCGAGCCGGGCTGGGAAAATGCGCTCGAATCGGTGCTGCGGGAGCGCCTGGCGGCGCTCGAAATCAGCAACCTCGATTGGGTGAAGGCCTTCGCGAGCGACGCACCGCCGGCCAAGCTGGCGTTCTACTCGCCGCCGCCGGCCGCGCGTCCGCTCGATGCGCCTGCGTCGCTGCGTCCGCTGCTGTCCCTGCTTCGCATCGACGATCCGGGGCTGCGCGCCGTGCTGCAGGAATGGCTTGGCCACGTGTTCGTGGCCGACGATCTCGCGCAGGCGATGGGCGTGCGTGCCCAACTGCCCGAAGGCGCGTCGATCGTCGTCAAGGCCGGTCACCAGGTCACCCGCGTGGGCGTGCAGCTCTACGCGGCGGACTCCGAGCAAGCCGGTTTGCTCGCCCGTCAGCAGGAAATCGAGAACCTCGGCAAGCAGTTGCGCGCGCAGGCATTGCTCTCCGACGAGGCGAAGTCCAACGCCGTGCGCGCGGAAGCCGCCTACAGCCAGGCTGCGCAGTCGCTCACCGAGGTGCGCGCGCGCGCCGAGCGCGCGACGCAACGCGTGCATGCGTTGCAGATGGACGTGCTCAAGCTCACGCAGGCGTACGAGCGCTACAACGCCCGTAGCACGCAGATCGACGAAGAACTGCGCGAAATCGCCGCGCAGATCGAAGAGCAACTGGCCATGCGCGCCGAGTCGGAAGCGAATTTCGAGCAGAGCGACGCGCGTCTGGCGGAATTGCAGGCGACGTTCGAAGACGGCCAACTGGAATTCGAATCGCTCGACGGGCAGCTCTCGGACGCCCGCAATCGCGCACGCGAACTGGAGCGTCTGGCGCAAGAGGCATCGTACGGGCAGAAGGGCGTCGCGAGCCGGATCGACGAGCATCGCCGCAATATCCAGACGGCGCTGGAGCAGGCCGAACGTCTCGTGGTGTCGATCGAGCAGGCACAGGCCGAACTCGCCCAGATCACCGAGCAGACAGCGGAAAACGGCTTGCAGGACGCGCTCGAACTGCGCGCCGAGAAGGAAGATATCCTGGGCGCGGCCCGCATGGAGCTCGAAGCCCTCACGCAGAAGCTGCGTCAGAGCGACGAAGAACGTCTCGCGGCCGAGCGCGGCTTGCAGCCATTGCGCGACCGTATCACCGAGTTGCAGTTGAAGGAGCAGGCGGCGCGCCTGAATCGCGAGCAGTTCGTCGAACAGCTGACGGCGGCCGAGGTCGACGAGGAAGCGCTCGCGGCCAAGCTCACGCCGGACATGAAGCCGTCGTACCTGCAAGGCGAAGTCACCCGCATCAACAACGCGATCAATGCGCTGGGACCGGTCAACATGGCCGCGCTCGAGGAGTTGGAGACGGCGCGCGAGCGCAAGATTTTCCTCGATGCGCAGTCGGCCGACCTGAACGACGCCATCGAGACGCTCGAAGGCGCCATTCGCAAGATCGACGAGGAAACGCGCGTGTTGCTGCAAGGCACGTTCGACGAGGTGAACAAGCATTTCGGCGAGTTGTTCCCGATGCTGTTCGGGGGCGGCCAGGCCAAGCTGATCATGACCGGCGACGAAATTCTTGATGCCGGCGTGCAGGTGATGGCGCAGCCGCCGGGCAAGAAGAACTCCACGATTCATTTGCTGTCGGGCGGTGAGAAGGCGCTCACGGCCATTGCGCTGGTGTTTGGCATGTTCCAGCTCAATCCGGCGCCGTTCTGCTTGCTCGATGAGGTGGACGCGCCGCTCGACGACGCGAACACCGAGCGCTACGCCAAGATGGTGGCGCGCATGTCGGACCGTACCCAATTCGTATTTATTTCGCATAACAAAATCGCGATGGAAATGGCCAATCAGCTCATCGGCGTCACCATGCAGGAGCAGGGGGTGTCGCGGATCGTGGCGGTGGACATGGAGTCTGCGATCAATCTGGCCGAGATCGCCTGACCCCGCGCCCACGATGGAGAAGAGAGAGGAACGCCGCGCATGAATGAACTGCAGCTGAGCTTGATTGCCGCAGGGGTAGTGGTACTGCTGGGAGTGGTGGCTTATAACGCCTGGCAAGGCAGCAAGGCGCGAGCGCGCATCCCGCGCCGCATGCCGGTCGACGGGGCGGGTATCGACGCCACCGCTGGCGCGCCCGACGCCGACGACGATCGTCCGTTCATCGAGCCGACGCTTTCGCCGCCGCGTGTGCCGGCGCAATCGGGCGAACGCCGCGAGCCGACGCTGGGCGCCGTGGACCCCAAGGGCCCGCAGGGGCAGGCGACACCGGCCGGCACCTCGGTGCAGGACGCCTTTGCCATCAACGAAGACGCCTGGGATGCCCCCCCTGCCGCACGTAAGCGTGCCGCACAGGAAGCGGCCGCCGCCGCTGCCCATGGGGGGGCCACCGAGGCCGAAGCGACCCCGGCCACCGGGACAGGCAGCGGGGCCGAGCGCGACGCAGAGCAGGCCCATGCGACTGACGTCGCCGGTACGGTCGTGCGCGTCGATGCGGAACTCGCCGTCGACGCTTCCGCCGCGGCCGCCGTGGCGGCAGCCGCCGGTGCACCGTCGGTCGAATCGGCCAACGCGTCTGAACCGACCGCTGCCGCTGCTGCCCCGGCAACGCCCGCGGCGCCGGCGCCGACGGCGCGTGCTGCCACGCCGGCCGGCCCGCCCGCGATCATCGACGAGCGCATCGACTGCATCGTCGAGCTGCCGCTCTCGAATGTGATCGCCGCCGAGCGCCTGATGCCACTCACGATGCGCATGCGTCGTGCGGGCAGCAAACCCGTGAACATCGAGGGCCGCCTCGACGAGCAGTCGCCGTGGGAGCCGATTCGCACCGGCGGACGCTATCACCAGTTGCGCATGGCCGTGCAGTTGGCCAACCGGGCCGGTGCGCTCAACGAAGTCGAATTCTCCGAATTTTCCAATCTTGTCCAGACGCTCGCGGATGCGGTGGATGCGCTGCCCGAGCTGCCGGATATGATGGAGACGGTGTCGCGCGGTCGCGAACTCGACAGCTTCGCCGCGCAATGCGACGCGCAACTGTCCGTGAACGTGCTATCCGACGGCGCGCCGTGGTCGGCCAACTATGTCCAGGCGGTGGCCACGCAGGACGGTCTGCTGCTCTCGCGCGACGGCATGCGTTTCGTCAAGCTCGACGCTCGCCAGAACCCGGTGTTCATGCTGCAGTTCGGCGACACGAACTTCCTGCGCGACGATCTGACGTACAAGGGGGGCGATCTGATCACGATGCTGCTCGACGTGCCCGTGGCCGACGAAGATCTCTTGCCGTTCCGACTGATGTGCGATTATGCCCGCTCGATTGGGCAGCGCATTGGCGGGCGTGTGGTGGACGATCAGCGACGTCCGCTCTCGGATGCTGCATTGCAGAACGTCGACAAGCAGTTGCTCAAGCTCTATGAGCGCCTAGAGGCGCGCGGTTTGCCGGCGGGCTCGCCGGTCACGCGCCGCCTGTTCAGCCAGTAAGGCGGGGCGGTGCCCGGCCGATGATGCGACGGCGTGACGGCGCATCGTTTTGCCGGGCGTTCGATGCACGCCGTTCACCGTTGGGTGAGCGGCGTTTTTGTTCCCATTGATTCCTGCTATCGACGACGCCAAGCCGCTTACGTCGAAGGCATAATGTTCTGACCTTTCGAATCCCGAGTCTCAACGCATGTCCCAAACTTCCGCTACGGGTCAGGGCGCGAAAGCCCACACGGCTGCCGACGCCACGGCGGCAGCCAAGCGCGCCGCCGAGCTGCGCATCGAACTGGCACGTTACAACCGCGCCTACTATGAAGACGACGCACCGCTCGTCCCCGATGCCGAGTACGACCGCCTGTTCGGCGAACTGGTCGCACTCGAGAACGCTTTCCCGGAATTGCAACGTCCCGATTCGCCCACCCAGCGCGTGGGCGGCAAGCCGGTGGAGGGGTTCGCGCCCGTCGTGCATCGTGTGCCGATGCTCTCGCTCAACAACGCCTTTACCGACGAGGATGTCGAGGCGTTTGACCGGCGTGTGGCCGACGGATTGCGCGGGGCGGGGGATGCCGGTGCGTCGTCCGGCGATCTATTCGGTGCGCCCGTCGAATATGCGGCGGAACTGAAGTTCGACGGCCTTGCGATTGCCCTGCGTTATGAGCATGGCGTACTTGTGCAGGCGGCGACGCGCGGCGACGGCACGACCGGCGAGGACGTCACCGCGAACGTCCGTACTATCAAGAAGATTCCCCTTAACCTGCGCACGCAGACGCCTCCCGAAGTGCTGGAGGTGCGCGGCGAAGTGCTGATGTTCCGCGCCGACTTCGACAAGCTCAACCGGGCCCAGGAGGCGGCGGGCGAGAAGGTGTTCGTCAATCCGCGCAATGCGGCCGCAGGCGGTCTGCGCCAGCTCGATTCCCGGATTACGGCCAGGCGCCCGCTGTCGTTCTTCGCTTACGGCGTGGGCGAGTTGGTCGGGGTGCCGATGCCCGAGACGCATTCGGCGCTGCTCGACTGGTATGTCGAACTCGGCATTCCGGTCAACGAGCGCCGTGAGGTGGTGCAGGGCGCGGCCGGCCTGCTCGCGTTCTACCGAGCGGTTGGCGAGGCGCGCGAGTCGCTGCCGTACGACATCGATGGCGTTGTTTACAAGGTGAATCGCCGTGACGAGCAAGACCGGCTCGGCTTCGTCTCGCGGGCGCCACGGTTTGCGCTCGCGCATAAGTTCCCGGCGCAAGAGGCGCTCACGACGCTGCTCGACATCGAGGTTCAGGTCGGCCGCACGGGGGCGATCACGCCGGTGGCGCGTCTGGCGCCGGTGTTCGTGGGCGGCGCGACCGTCACGAATGCGACCTTGCACAACGAAGACGAAATTCGCCGCAAGGACGTGATGATCGGCGATACGGTCATCGTGCGGCGTGCGGGAGACGTGATTCCCGAGGTCGTCGGGTCGATACTGGATCGCCGCCCGGCCGACGCGCGGGCGTTCGTGATGCCGACCGAATGTCCTGTCTGCGGCTCCGCAATCGAGAAACTGCCCGACGAGGTGATCGCGCGATGCACGGGCGGGCTGATCTGCGCGGCGCAGCGCAAGCAGGCGCTGCTCCACTTCGCGCAGCGCCGGGCGCTCGATATCGAAGGGCTGGGCGACAAGCTGGTGGAGCAACTGGTCGATCAGCAGATCATTCGCACGCCGGCGGATCTGTTCAAGCTCGGCGTGGCAAAACTCGCCGCGCTCGATCGCATGGCCGATAAGTCGGCGTCCAATCTGGTGGCGTCGATCGACAAGGCGCGTCACACGACGCTCGCCCGCTTTATTTTTGCGCTGGGCATTCGCCACGTGGGCGAGGCGACGGCGAAGGATCTCGCCCGCCACTTCGGCAAGCTCGACAACCTGATCGCCGTATGCAAGCGCGATTCGGATCTCACGGAACTGCTGGCGGTGCCTGACGTCGGACCCGTGGTGGCCGAGTCGATCAACAATTTCTTCTGCGAAGATCATAATGTTGAAGTGATCGAGCAGATGCGTGCCGCGGGCGTGACGTGGCCCGAATCGGAACCGGCCGCGGTGGCGCCGTTGCCATTGGCCGGCAAGACGTTCGTGCTCACCGGCACGTTGCCGACGCTTT
The Pandoraea pulmonicola DNA segment above includes these coding regions:
- a CDS encoding DMT family transporter, giving the protein MTVAGNGSQGPELTSGASLRTRAAPALAILIGSSVWGLAWFPYRVLAQWGVAAVPAQACTATVALLLLTLVYRRSLGTLRWSWLLVGVAFAGGTTNVAFVWGTTHGHVMRVLLLFYLTPVWTALFAHWLLGERVGLRGVGLIALALGGAGLMLWSPELGWPVPNNPGEWAGAIAGAAFALNNVLLRKVSQSLPDVKPEMRSWTLYLGCLVGGLLVLPLDGGAEAGRTALVALTSSGPTAAVALALGCTIALTNVIVQFGLARVPANQAALIMLFEIVVAAISSWWLASEGLGVREIAGGLCIVAAGVLSGILPDPRRCKSATAGDAMV
- the smc gene encoding chromosome segregation protein SMC, with product MRLTSIKLAGFKSFVDPTNFAVPGQLVGIVGPNGCGKSNIIDAVRWVLGESRASELRGESMQDVIFNGSTARKQASRASVELVFDNSAGRAAGQWSQYAEIAVKRVLTRDGTSSYYINNLPARRRDIQDIFLGTGLGPRAYAIIGQGMISRIIEAKPEELRVFLEEAAGVSKYKERRRETENRLQDTRENLTRVEDILRELGTNLEKLESQAVVANRFKDLQRDGEEKQQLLWLLRKNEAQNEQERQQRAIESAQVDLEAQMARLRGSESDLETLRAAHYTATDAVQAAQGAMYEANSEVSRLEAEIRYVVESRNRVQAQLAALTSQREQWQARSAQSEEALALAEEELVIAEERAATAQDQAAEQNEALPALEARWRDAQNLLNEQRSEIAQVEQSLKLEAAHQRNADQALQQLQQRQERLQGEARGLDKPDEAELEMQRAELAEHQAMLEDAQAELAEAQERLPRLESERTEAQARVQAEAATIAQLEARLTALKQLQESVQTEGKVQPWLDKHELAQLPRLWKKLHIEPGWENALESVLRERLAALEISNLDWVKAFASDAPPAKLAFYSPPPAARPLDAPASLRPLLSLLRIDDPGLRAVLQEWLGHVFVADDLAQAMGVRAQLPEGASIVVKAGHQVTRVGVQLYAADSEQAGLLARQQEIENLGKQLRAQALLSDEAKSNAVRAEAAYSQAAQSLTEVRARAERATQRVHALQMDVLKLTQAYERYNARSTQIDEELREIAAQIEEQLAMRAESEANFEQSDARLAELQATFEDGQLEFESLDGQLSDARNRARELERLAQEASYGQKGVASRIDEHRRNIQTALEQAERLVVSIEQAQAELAQITEQTAENGLQDALELRAEKEDILGAARMELEALTQKLRQSDEERLAAERGLQPLRDRITELQLKEQAARLNREQFVEQLTAAEVDEEALAAKLTPDMKPSYLQGEVTRINNAINALGPVNMAALEELETARERKIFLDAQSADLNDAIETLEGAIRKIDEETRVLLQGTFDEVNKHFGELFPMLFGGGQAKLIMTGDEILDAGVQVMAQPPGKKNSTIHLLSGGEKALTAIALVFGMFQLNPAPFCLLDEVDAPLDDANTERYAKMVARMSDRTQFVFISHNKIAMEMANQLIGVTMQEQGVSRIVAVDMESAINLAEIA
- a CDS encoding cell division protein ZipA C-terminal FtsZ-binding domain-containing protein, producing the protein MNELQLSLIAAGVVVLLGVVAYNAWQGSKARARIPRRMPVDGAGIDATAGAPDADDDRPFIEPTLSPPRVPAQSGERREPTLGAVDPKGPQGQATPAGTSVQDAFAINEDAWDAPPAARKRAAQEAAAAAAHGGATEAEATPATGTGSGAERDAEQAHATDVAGTVVRVDAELAVDASAAAAVAAAAGAPSVESANASEPTAAAAAPATPAAPAPTARAATPAGPPAIIDERIDCIVELPLSNVIAAERLMPLTMRMRRAGSKPVNIEGRLDEQSPWEPIRTGGRYHQLRMAVQLANRAGALNEVEFSEFSNLVQTLADAVDALPELPDMMETVSRGRELDSFAAQCDAQLSVNVLSDGAPWSANYVQAVATQDGLLLSRDGMRFVKLDARQNPVFMLQFGDTNFLRDDLTYKGGDLITMLLDVPVADEDLLPFRLMCDYARSIGQRIGGRVVDDQRRPLSDAALQNVDKQLLKLYERLEARGLPAGSPVTRRLFSQ
- the ligA gene encoding NAD-dependent DNA ligase LigA; the encoded protein is MSQTSATGQGAKAHTAADATAAAKRAAELRIELARYNRAYYEDDAPLVPDAEYDRLFGELVALENAFPELQRPDSPTQRVGGKPVEGFAPVVHRVPMLSLNNAFTDEDVEAFDRRVADGLRGAGDAGASSGDLFGAPVEYAAELKFDGLAIALRYEHGVLVQAATRGDGTTGEDVTANVRTIKKIPLNLRTQTPPEVLEVRGEVLMFRADFDKLNRAQEAAGEKVFVNPRNAAAGGLRQLDSRITARRPLSFFAYGVGELVGVPMPETHSALLDWYVELGIPVNERREVVQGAAGLLAFYRAVGEARESLPYDIDGVVYKVNRRDEQDRLGFVSRAPRFALAHKFPAQEALTTLLDIEVQVGRTGAITPVARLAPVFVGGATVTNATLHNEDEIRRKDVMIGDTVIVRRAGDVIPEVVGSILDRRPADARAFVMPTECPVCGSAIEKLPDEVIARCTGGLICAAQRKQALLHFAQRRALDIEGLGDKLVEQLVDQQIIRTPADLFKLGVAKLAALDRMADKSASNLVASIDKARHTTLARFIFALGIRHVGEATAKDLARHFGKLDNLIAVCKRDSDLTELLAVPDVGPVVAESINNFFCEDHNVEVIEQMRAAGVTWPESEPAAVAPLPLAGKTFVLTGTLPTLSRDEAKAMLEERGAKVAGSVSAKTNYVVAGAEAGSKLTKAEALGVPVLDEDAMRAMLAAL